The proteins below come from a single Triticum aestivum cultivar Chinese Spring chromosome 5D, IWGSC CS RefSeq v2.1, whole genome shotgun sequence genomic window:
- the LOC123122331 gene encoding endoglucanase 24, producing MGSKTKGCCGWLIVALVLALVATAAVVAIMKRKPGGGGGGRSRPPKPLPVPGPPGDIDSKYGNALGVALQFFQVQKAGKLVDNQIPWRGDSALNDGKEAKLDLSKGLYDAGDHMKFTFPMAFTATVLAWSVLEYGDQMTAAKQLDPALDALRWVSDFLIAAHPSENVFYIQVGDPDLDHDCWQRPETMTEKRPLTQINPKNPGSDIAAEAAAAMAAASMVFKSSDTTYSDSLLQHAQRLFTFADTYKGIASDTYPKLQKYYNSTGYVDELLWAASWLYHATGDQTYLSYVTVQNGKDYADWGRPTWFSWDDKLPGTQILLSRVNFFGSKEISNAENSGLKMYRDTAEAVICGLLPDSPSATGSRTSGGLVWISGWNSLQHGINAAFLAVVYSDYMLTSQTAAVECSGKYFSPTDIRNFAISQANYVLGDNPMKLSYLVGYGSSYPQQVHHRGASIPADAKTGCKGFEYLHSSSPNPNVATGAVVGGPFQNDSFVDLRDNAVQTESSTYNSGTFVGLLAGLVTTSSVAKTFT from the exons ATGGGGTCCAAGACCAAGGGGTGCTGCGGGTGGCTGATCGTGGCGCTGGTGCTGGCGCTGGTGGCCACGGCGGCCGTGGTGGCCATCATGAAGCGCAAGCCCGGGGGAGGCGGAGGGGGCCGGAGCCGCCCGCCCAAGCCGCTCCCCGTCCCGGGCCCGCCCGGGGACATCGACTCCAAGTACGGCAACGCGCTCGGGGTCGCGCTCCAGTTCTTCCAGGTCCAGAAGG CCGGGAAGTTGGTGGACAACCAGATCCCGTGGCGAGGCGACTCTGCGCTCAACGATGGGAAAGAAGCGAAGCTGGATCTCTCCAAGGGGCTGTACGACGCCGGGGATCATATGAAGTTCACCTTCCCCATGGCCTTCACGGCGACGGTGCTCGCGTGGTCCGTGCTCGAGTACGGGGACCAGATGACCGCCGCCAAGCAGCTAGACCCAGCGCTTGACGCGCTCCGCTGGGTCTCGGATTTCCTCATCGCGGCACATCCTTCTGAAAATGTGTTCTACATTCAG GTTGGTGATCCTGATCTAGATCACGACTGCTGGCAAAGGCCAGAAACAATGACCGAGAAAAGGCCGCTCACACAGATTAACCCAAAGAACCCTGGGTCAGATATTGCTGCTGAGGCAGCAGCAGCCATGGCGGCAGCATCAATGGTTTTCAAATCCAGTGACACTACATATTCCGATTCACTTCTTCAACATGCCCAGAGGTTATTTACTTTTGCTGATACTTACAAAGGCATCGCCAGCGACACCTATCCAAAGCTTCAGAAGTACTATAATTCTACTGGCTATGTTGATGAGCTCCTCTGGGCAGCGAGTTGGCTCTATCATGCTACAGGAGATCAGACATATCTCAGTTATGTGACTGTGCAGAACGGGAAAGATTACGCTGATTGGGGAAGGCCAACATGGTTCAGCTGGGATGACAAGCTCCCAGGGACACAG ATCCTTTTGTCAAGAGTAAATTTCTTTGGATCCAAAGAGATATCTAATGCTGAAAACAGTGGACTCAAAATGTACAGAGACACTGCTGAGGCTGTCATTTGTGGGCTTCTACCAGATTCTCCATCAGCCACTGGTAGTAGGACTAGCG GAGGACTGGTGTGGATAAGTGGGTGGAATTCTCTGCAGCATGGCATAAATGCAGCATTCCTTGCTGTTGTTTACAGCGACTACATGCTGACATCACAAACAGCTGCAGTGGAGTGCAGTGGAAAATATTTTAGTCCGACAGATATTCGCAATTTCGCTATATCACAG GCAAATTACGTGCTGGGTGACAACCCAATGAAGCTTAGCTACCTGGTGGGATACGGGAGCAGCTATCCGCAGCAGGTGCACCACAGGGGGGCATCCATCCCCGCGGATGCGAAAACGGGCTGCAAGGGATTCGAGTACCTCCATTCGTCCAGCCCGAACCCGAATGTCGCCACGGGAGCCGTTGTGGGCGGGCCATTTCAGAATGACTCTTTCGTGGACTTGCGCGACAATG